Proteins from a genomic interval of Vreelandella profundi:
- the tolB gene encoding Tol-Pal system beta propeller repeat protein TolB — translation MQSLNKVWLFCVLLFASSMASAQNLTIEITRGSDQALPIGVVPFAGSEGMPEDVAQIVQDDLERSGLFAPLARSAMFETPSQSDDVQFGTWHSLDVRYLVVGRAQPTDGGFELQFELMDISGERRMIGETVTVRGNDLRGAAHYISDQIFEEITDIRGAFSTKIAYVTAQGIGDNMQFGLYVADADGRRSEQVLTSDEPIMSPSWSPDGSKLAYVSFETERPAIYIQDVATGQRVQVTSFDGINGAPSWSPDGRRIAMSLSKDGQPEIYIMDVGSRSVERITNNNSIDTEPAWAPDGQSLLFTSDRSGGPQLYQYSMGGGEAKRLTFTGNYNARGRYSPDGEQVFLVHRSSRGYQVARQDLSGDRLVVLSESTRDESPSVAPNGTMVIFATQEGNSGVLSAVSADGRSSFRLPSAQGDVRDPAWSPFLN, via the coding sequence ATGCAAAGCTTGAACAAAGTGTGGTTATTCTGTGTGCTGCTGTTCGCTAGTAGTATGGCGAGTGCCCAAAACTTAACGATTGAAATCACTCGAGGTAGCGATCAAGCGCTGCCCATTGGCGTGGTGCCGTTCGCAGGTTCAGAGGGGATGCCCGAAGACGTTGCACAGATTGTGCAGGATGACCTGGAGCGTAGTGGCTTGTTTGCACCGCTAGCACGTAGCGCTATGTTTGAGACGCCCAGCCAATCTGATGATGTTCAGTTCGGCACATGGCACTCGCTTGACGTGCGTTACTTGGTCGTCGGTAGGGCACAACCAACCGACGGTGGCTTTGAGCTTCAGTTTGAGCTCATGGACATTAGCGGCGAGCGTAGAATGATCGGTGAGACCGTTACCGTAAGAGGCAACGATCTTCGCGGTGCCGCTCACTATATTAGTGATCAAATCTTTGAAGAAATTACCGATATTCGCGGTGCGTTCTCAACCAAAATTGCTTATGTGACTGCCCAGGGTATCGGCGATAACATGCAGTTTGGTTTATACGTTGCCGATGCCGATGGTCGTCGTAGCGAGCAGGTATTGACCTCTGATGAGCCTATTATGTCACCCTCTTGGTCACCCGATGGCAGTAAGCTTGCCTACGTATCCTTTGAAACAGAACGTCCTGCTATTTATATTCAAGACGTAGCCACCGGTCAGCGCGTTCAGGTCACTTCTTTTGACGGTATTAACGGTGCGCCTTCGTGGTCTCCAGATGGGCGTCGTATTGCTATGTCACTGTCTAAAGACGGCCAGCCCGAAATCTATATTATGGATGTCGGTAGTCGTTCAGTAGAGCGCATCACCAATAATAATAGTATTGATACTGAGCCAGCTTGGGCGCCAGACGGCCAGAGCCTGCTATTTACCTCTGATCGTAGCGGTGGTCCGCAGCTTTATCAGTATTCGATGGGCGGTGGTGAGGCTAAACGCCTGACATTTACCGGCAATTACAACGCTCGCGGTCGCTATTCTCCTGACGGTGAGCAGGTATTCTTGGTGCATCGCTCTAGTCGCGGGTACCAAGTGGCAAGGCAAGATTTAAGCGGCGATCGCTTAGTCGTATTGAGTGAATCAACAAGAGATGAATCTCCTAGTGTTGCGCCGAACGGGACCATGGTAATCTTCGCTACCCAAGAGGGTAATAGCGGGGTGCTAAGTGCTGTTTCTGCCGATGGACGCTCTTCATTTAGACTGCCATCAGCACAAGGTGATGTACGTGATCCAGCTTGGTCACCCTTCTTAAATTGA